Proteins found in one Triticum aestivum cultivar Chinese Spring chromosome 4D, IWGSC CS RefSeq v2.1, whole genome shotgun sequence genomic segment:
- the LOC123099062 gene encoding beta-fructofuranosidase, insoluble isoenzyme 1: MGAPKWVVAPLALLLLLQLAGASHDVRRSLEAEAATPSVPASILSPLLRTGYHFQPPMNWINDPNGPLYYKGWYHLFYQYNPKGAVWGNIIWAHSVSRDLINWMALDPAIKPSIPTDQYGVWSGSATILPNGTVAMLYTGIDRPGTNYQIQNIAFPKDPSDPLLREWVKPGYNPIAVPEAGINATQFRDPTTAWHAGDGLWRMLVGGLKPGTLRGMAILYRSRDFKHWVRAKHPLHSALTGMWECPDFFPVREPGKTDGLDTSEFGPRYKYVLKNSLDLTRYDYYTVGTYNNRTERYVPDNPTGDVYQRLQYDYGNFYASKTFYDPAKNRRVLLGWANESDSVAHDNAKGWAGIHAIPRKIWLDPSGKQLLQWPVEELDQLRGKAVSVGDKLVKPGQHFEVTGLQSYQSDVEVSFEVSSLDKAEPFDPAYANDAQKLCGMKNADVKGGVGPFGLWVLASDNLAEKTAVFFRVFKDGHGKPLVLMCSDPTKSSLTPGLYKPTFAGFVDTDISSGKISLRSLIDRSVVESFGAGGKTCILSRVYPSMAIGKDAHLYVFNNGVTDIKVSKLTAWEMKKPMMNGA; this comes from the exons ATGGGGGCTCCCAAATGGGTGGTTGCGCCATTGGCGCTGCTGCTCCTCCTGCAGCTCGCCGGCGCGTCCCATGACGTCCGACGGAGCCTTGAGGCCGAGGCGGCGACGCCGTCCGTGCCGGCCTCCATTCTTAGCCCCCTGCTCCGGACGGGCTACCACTTCCAACCCCCCATGAACTGGATCAACG ATCCGAATG GTCCGCTCTACTACAAGGGATGGTACCACCTGTTCTACCAGTACAACCCCAAGGGCGCGGTGTGGGGCAACATCATCTGGGCGCACTCGGTGTCGCGCGACCTCATCAACTGGATGGCCCTCGACCCCGCCATCAAGCCCAGCATTCCGACCGACCAGTACGGCGTCTGGTCCGGCTCGGCGACGATCCTGCCCAACGGCACGGTGGCGATGCTCTACACCGGCATCGACCGCCCGGGCACCAACTACCAGATCCAGAACATCGCCTTCCCCAAGGACCCCTCCGACCCGCTGCTCCGCGAGTGGGTCAAGCCCGGCTACAACCCCATCGCCGTCCCCGAGGCCGGCATCAACGCCACGCAGTTCCGCGACCCGACCACCGCCTGGCACGCCGGCGATGGCCTCTGGCGCATGCTCGTGGGCGGGCTCAAGCCCGGCACGCTCCGCGGCATGGCCATCCTGTACCGGAGCAGGGACTTCAAGCACTGGGTCCGCGCCAAGCACCCGCTCCACTCGGCCCTCACCGGCATGTGGGAGTGCCCCGACTTCTTCCCCGTGCGCGAGCCCGGGAAGACGGACGGCCtcgacacctccgagttcggccCGCGCTACAAGTACGTGCTCAAGAACAGCCTCGACCTCACCCGCTACGACTACTACACCGTGGGCACCTACAACAACCGCACGGAGCGGTACGTGCCCGACAACCCCACCGGCGACGTCTACCAGCGGCTCCAGTACGACTACGGCAACTTCTACGCGTCCAAGACCTTCTACGACCCGGCCAAGAACCGCCGCGTGCTGCTGGGCTGGGCCAACGAGTCCGACAGCGTCGCGCACGACAACGCCAAGGGATGGGCCGGCATCCAC GCGATCCCGAGGAAGATATGGCTGGACCCCAGCGGCAAGCAGCTGCTGCAGTGGCCCGTGGAGGAGCTGGACCAGCTGAGGGGCAAGGCTGTCAGCGTGGGTGACAAGCTCGTCAAGCCCGGCCAGCACTTTGAGGTCACTGGCCTGCAGTCCTACCAG TCTGACGTGGAGGTGAGCTTCGAGGTGTCGAGCCTGGACAAGGCGGAGCCGTTCGATCCGGCCTACGCCAACGACGCGCAGAAGCTCTGCGGGATGAAGAACGCCGACGTCAAGGGCGGGGTGGGGCCCTTCGGCCTCTGGGTCCTGGCCTCTGACAACCTGGCCGAGAAGACCGCCGTGTTCTTCAGAGTCTTCAAGGATGGGCATGGCAAGCCTCTCGTCCTCATGTGCAGTGACCCCACCAA GTCATCTCTCACCCCGGGTCTATACAAGCCGACTTTTGCCGGGTTTGTCGACACCGACATTTCGTCCGGGAAGATCTCTCTGAGAAGCTTG ATCGACCGATCGGTGGTTGAGAGCTTCGGCGCCGGAGGGAAGACCTGCATCCTATCGAGAGTGTACCCATCCATGGCGATCGGGAAAGACGCACACCTTTATGTGTTCAACAACGGGGTGACCGATATCAAGGTGTCCAAACTAACGGCGTGGGAGATGAAAAAACCAATGATGAATGGTGCCTAA